In Chloracidobacterium sp., the following proteins share a genomic window:
- a CDS encoding 50S ribosomal protein L28, with translation MAQRCDICGKGPQFGNNVSHANNKTRRRFNPNLQPVRVQLPTGGNAKMKVCTRCIKSGKVVKAA, from the coding sequence ATGGCACAACGCTGCGACATCTGCGGGAAAGGCCCGCAATTTGGTAATAATGTTTCACACGCCAACAATAAAACGCGTCGGCGGTTCAACCCTAACCTGCAGCCCGTTCGCGTCCAGCTGCCTACCGGCGGCAACGCGAAGATGAAGGTCTGCACGCGCTGCATCAAATCCGGAAAAGTTGTCAAAGCCGCGTAA
- a CDS encoding bifunctional (p)ppGpp synthetase/guanosine-3',5'-bis(diphosphate) 3'-pyrophosphohydrolase: MIRIEDVIEKVQANRPNADIELIRRAYMFSALHHRGQTRASGEPYLVHPIEVASILADMRLDEVSVSTGLLHDVVEDTLVDLDTIRDTFGDEITTLVDGLTKIANISDLSKEEQQAENVRKMVLAMVTDVRVVLIKLADRLHNMRTMQYLKPEKRARISQETLDIYAPIAHRLGMGKLRGELEDLSFQNLYPQDYRRLAREVDIRRPELEATLEKVKTTISDKLTENNVPFISVEGRVKRLYSLWKKLKKQKIRIEQVYDLIAARIITPNEPGNCYLAMGVIHDIWTPVPERFKDWIAIPRDNLYRSLHTSVIGDTGQPFEVQIRTEDMHRIAEEGVAAHWRYKQSRLGKLEDESTLDELRRTVEKLLLPLVEETEGHGDSADFIETLKLDLYPKDVYAFTPMGKVIQMPKGSTTIDFAYAIHSAVGDKCTGAKINGRIVPLRTELQNGDVIEILTKQNAKPSSDWLEHAFTSRARSRIRHYISQQQRLESIEIGRKLLEKEAEKFRVAPKKFLANEAELKRIANEYGLSRPDDLFASVGYGKTLPRNVLGKHLGAEKLKELDPDGGKPTRLKKATKAVRKFIGMEDAIVVKGVDNLLINRAKCCNPLRGEEIIGYISLDKGIVVHNKRCKNVSQLMINKDRIVEVNWAKTDKEEIQSVQLLATTENRTGMLAGITNAIADIKTGIRDARANVSKDDIGMIEVTVEVFDKKHLDKVVGAIEHVPGVIAVERVNP, encoded by the coding sequence ATGATCAGGATCGAGGACGTCATCGAAAAGGTTCAGGCCAATCGGCCTAATGCCGATATCGAACTGATCCGCCGCGCATACATGTTCTCGGCGCTGCATCATCGCGGCCAGACGCGGGCGTCGGGCGAGCCGTATCTTGTTCACCCGATCGAGGTGGCGTCCATTCTGGCCGATATGCGGCTCGATGAGGTGAGCGTTTCGACCGGATTGCTGCACGACGTTGTAGAAGATACTCTGGTCGATCTCGACACGATCCGCGATACGTTTGGCGACGAGATAACGACCTTGGTGGACGGGCTGACCAAGATCGCCAATATCAGCGATCTTTCAAAAGAGGAGCAGCAGGCCGAGAATGTTCGCAAGATGGTGCTGGCGATGGTCACGGACGTACGCGTCGTGCTGATCAAGCTGGCGGACCGGCTTCATAACATGCGGACGATGCAGTATCTCAAGCCCGAAAAACGCGCCCGCATCTCGCAGGAAACACTTGATATTTACGCACCAATCGCACATCGCCTCGGAATGGGTAAGCTCCGCGGCGAACTCGAGGACCTGTCATTCCAGAACCTATATCCGCAGGATTACAGACGTCTCGCACGCGAGGTCGATATTCGCCGACCGGAACTCGAAGCCACGCTTGAGAAAGTAAAGACCACAATTTCGGACAAGCTGACGGAGAATAACGTGCCCTTCATCAGCGTTGAGGGCCGCGTCAAGCGACTCTACTCGCTGTGGAAGAAGCTCAAGAAGCAGAAGATACGCATCGAGCAGGTTTACGATCTGATCGCCGCACGCATCATCACGCCCAACGAGCCGGGAAATTGCTATCTCGCGATGGGCGTCATTCACGATATATGGACGCCCGTTCCGGAGAGGTTCAAGGATTGGATCGCGATTCCGCGAGATAACCTCTATCGTTCGCTGCACACATCAGTGATCGGTGATACGGGGCAGCCGTTCGAGGTTCAGATCCGAACCGAGGATATGCATCGTATCGCCGAAGAGGGCGTCGCGGCGCATTGGCGTTACAAACAAAGCCGACTCGGCAAACTGGAAGATGAATCAACCCTTGATGAACTGCGGCGGACGGTTGAAAAACTGCTGCTGCCGCTCGTCGAGGAGACGGAAGGGCACGGGGATTCGGCGGATTTTATTGAAACGCTCAAACTCGATCTTTATCCAAAGGACGTTTACGCGTTTACGCCAATGGGCAAGGTAATACAGATGCCCAAGGGGTCGACCACCATTGATTTTGCCTACGCTATCCACTCGGCTGTAGGTGATAAATGCACCGGAGCAAAGATAAACGGCCGAATCGTCCCGCTGCGAACCGAACTCCAGAACGGCGATGTGATCGAGATACTAACCAAGCAAAATGCAAAGCCATCCAGTGACTGGCTTGAGCATGCTTTTACTTCGCGGGCGCGCAGCCGCATCAGGCATTACATTTCGCAACAGCAGCGTCTGGAATCAATTGAGATCGGCCGCAAGCTGCTTGAGAAGGAAGCGGAAAAATTCCGCGTTGCTCCGAAGAAGTTCCTTGCGAACGAGGCCGAGTTGAAACGTATCGCGAACGAATACGGTTTGAGCCGGCCGGACGACCTTTTTGCGTCGGTCGGTTACGGCAAGACGCTTCCGCGCAACGTGCTTGGCAAACATCTCGGTGCCGAGAAGCTCAAAGAGCTTGACCCCGACGGCGGCAAGCCCACAAGGCTCAAGAAAGCTACAAAGGCCGTCCGAAAGTTCATTGGGATGGAGGACGCCATCGTTGTCAAGGGCGTCGACAACCTGCTCATCAACCGCGCCAAATGCTGCAACCCGCTCCGCGGCGAAGAGATCATCGGCTACATATCGCTCGATAAGGGCATCGTCGTTCACAACAAACGCTGCAAGAACGTCTCACAGCTAATGATCAACAAGGACCGGATCGTCGAGGTCAATTGGGCCAAGACCGATAAGGAAGAGATCCAGTCGGTTCAACTGCTCGCCACGACCGAAAACCGCACCGGCATGCTCGCCGGCATCACAAACGCGATCGCCGATATCAAGACCGGCATACGCGACGCCCGAGCAAACGTGTCAAAAGACGACATCGGTATGATCGAGGTCACCGTTGAGGTATTCGACAAGAAACACCTCGACAAGGTGGTCGGCGCCATCGAACACGTGCCCGGCGTTATCGCCGTCGAACGTGTGAATCCATAA
- the guaB gene encoding IMP dehydrogenase, which translates to MEITQIAEGLTFDDVLLVPAYSEILPSDADTRTRFSRNIELNIPLCSSAMDTVTEAALAIALAQQGGIGVIHKNFSIEQQAEEVDKVKRSESGMIVDPVTINEKAIVSEALAIMGRYKISGVPVTDADGLLVGIITNRDLRFETRTDIPVSEIMTPQPLVTVPVGTTLDEAKVKLQKHRIEKLLVVDDDGHLKGLITVKDIQKAINFPTAAKDELGRLRCAAAVGATGDFLERARALVDARADAIVIDTAHGHSSRVIDAVSAVKNEFPEIEVVAGNVATAEATTALVKAGVDAVKIGIGPGSICTTRVVTGAGVPQISAIVECVAAAKGSGVPVIADGGVKFSGDVAKAIAAGADSVMIGSLFAGTEEAPGEVILFQGRNFKSYRGMGSLGAMKQGSSDRYAQEATSADSKYIPEGIEGRVAYKGTLAEMVTQLVGGLRSGMGYTGCRTISDLQANARFVRITSAGLRESHVHDVIITKEAPNYRLES; encoded by the coding sequence ATGGAGATCACCCAGATAGCCGAAGGCCTGACATTTGACGACGTTCTGCTCGTTCCTGCCTATTCCGAGATCCTGCCGAGCGACGCCGATACCCGCACACGTTTTTCCAGAAATATCGAGTTGAATATCCCGCTGTGTTCATCAGCAATGGACACCGTTACCGAGGCGGCCCTGGCAATCGCCCTCGCACAACAAGGCGGCATCGGCGTTATTCACAAGAACTTTTCGATCGAGCAGCAGGCCGAGGAGGTCGATAAGGTCAAGCGGTCGGAATCAGGCATGATCGTCGATCCGGTAACGATCAATGAAAAGGCTATTGTCTCCGAGGCCCTCGCCATCATGGGCCGCTATAAGATCAGCGGCGTTCCGGTGACAGATGCGGACGGGTTGCTCGTCGGCATCATTACCAATCGCGACCTGCGGTTCGAAACGCGAACGGATATTCCTGTTTCTGAGATAATGACACCGCAGCCGCTCGTGACCGTCCCCGTTGGCACGACTCTCGATGAGGCCAAGGTGAAGCTGCAGAAGCATCGCATCGAGAAGCTCCTCGTCGTGGATGACGACGGCCATCTCAAGGGCCTTATCACGGTCAAGGATATCCAGAAAGCCATCAACTTTCCGACTGCGGCGAAAGACGAACTCGGCCGTTTGCGGTGTGCCGCCGCGGTCGGTGCTACCGGCGACTTTCTCGAACGTGCCAGGGCCTTGGTCGATGCACGGGCCGACGCTATCGTGATCGACACGGCTCACGGGCACAGTTCACGCGTGATCGACGCTGTAAGTGCCGTCAAAAACGAGTTTCCAGAGATCGAAGTCGTCGCCGGCAATGTCGCGACGGCTGAGGCAACCACAGCTCTCGTCAAAGCCGGCGTTGACGCCGTAAAGATCGGGATCGGACCGGGATCGATCTGCACGACGCGCGTCGTCACCGGTGCAGGCGTGCCACAGATCAGTGCGATCGTCGAGTGCGTGGCGGCTGCGAAAGGCTCGGGCGTGCCAGTTATCGCAGACGGCGGTGTCAAATTCTCGGGTGATGTCGCGAAGGCGATCGCGGCCGGAGCCGACAGTGTGATGATCGGATCGCTCTTTGCGGGGACCGAAGAAGCGCCGGGTGAGGTCATCCTCTTTCAGGGCCGAAACTTCAAGTCCTATCGCGGGATGGGATCGCTCGGAGCGATGAAACAGGGCTCCAGCGACCGTTATGCGCAGGAAGCGACATCTGCTGACTCAAAGTATATTCCCGAGGGCATCGAGGGACGCGTCGCCTACAAAGGGACATTGGCTGAGATGGTCACCCAACTCGTCGGCGGGCTTCGCTCCGGCATGGGCTATACCGGCTGCCGCACGATCAGCGACCTGCAAGCCAATGCCCGTTTTGTTCGCATTACATCGGCCGGGCTTCGCGAATCACACGTCCACGACGTCATCATCACAAAAGAGGCCCCGAACTATCGTTTGGAAAGCTGA
- a CDS encoding biopolymer transporter ExbD, whose product MSVSAGGEGGATPHINVTPLIDVLLVLLIIFMVITPLKPSRFEAKVPAEPKDQQNVNVKPNPLTLVVAINKETRGVTLNNEAFGDVTDTEKLGNKLREVFKERENQGVFREGTNEIEKTIFIKSPKSVRYGDVVKVIDAAKAAGASPIGLQIDDLSE is encoded by the coding sequence ATGTCAGTAAGCGCCGGCGGTGAGGGCGGCGCAACACCACATATTAACGTGACGCCGTTGATCGACGTGCTCCTGGTACTGCTGATCATCTTTATGGTCATCACGCCGCTCAAGCCGAGCCGGTTCGAGGCGAAGGTCCCTGCTGAGCCTAAGGACCAGCAGAATGTCAACGTCAAACCCAATCCGCTGACACTCGTGGTGGCGATCAACAAGGAGACGCGTGGTGTCACGCTGAATAATGAGGCGTTTGGTGATGTCACCGACACGGAAAAGCTCGGAAACAAGCTTCGCGAGGTGTTTAAGGAACGCGAGAACCAAGGCGTGTTTCGTGAAGGGACAAACGAGATCGAAAAGACGATCTTTATCAAGTCGCCGAAATCAGTCAGATATGGTGACGTCGTAAAGGTGATCGATGCGGCCAAGGCTGCGGGCGCCTCGCCGATCGGGCTTCAGATCGACGATCTGTCAGAGTAA
- a CDS encoding ABC-F family ATP-binding cassette domain-containing protein, producing the protein MLFRLSNITKSYGGTEVLRGVSFQINPGEKVGLVGRNGAGKTTIFRVLTGEESPDAGEIAAINGLKLGLLEQHVDFESTETVHTAALSAFSHIHDIEADMRRIEKVMETDHSEAVLDRYASLQTAFEQADGFSYAARAEAVLLGVGFDREQWSMETNTLSGGQKNRLGMARLLLSNADVLLLDEPTNHLDVNAVEWLEEHLQTYDRAYVIISHDRYFLDRTASRIIEIENGKAVTYKGNYSKFLVERELRREQQQREYDNQQSMIAKTEEFIRRNLEGQKTKQAKSRRNMLERMERLDAVKGEKHGGKFDLKKVERAGNNVLTTENLAVGYGGTVLASGINISLHRGGVLGIIGGNGTGKTTLLKTLLGEIREIDGRVVWGTKTNVGYYSQTLDDLHDGNAVHAEMRRVAPNVENVEIRSFLARFLFFGEDVEKKVRDLSGGEKGRLALAKLIYSQKNVLVLDEPTNHLDIPAREALEAALDEYPGTIVTVSHDRFFLDKLATQMLSFEADGAVLDYNGNYTDFHDWRDSRHVTLAAEQDAGLPKPHVEMSVVQADVSNLSKNQRRQIEKRIVEIEQTIPELEAEAERLTSAMSAPTVAADYAHLTKVTEQHTAAQSRIKELYEEWEALAGQLA; encoded by the coding sequence GTGCTTTTTCGTTTATCCAATATCACCAAGTCCTACGGCGGCACCGAGGTGCTGCGAGGGGTTTCTTTTCAGATCAATCCGGGTGAGAAGGTTGGGCTCGTCGGCCGCAATGGCGCCGGAAAGACAACGATCTTTCGCGTGTTGACAGGAGAGGAATCGCCGGATGCGGGCGAGATCGCAGCGATCAACGGCCTCAAACTCGGGCTTCTGGAACAGCATGTAGATTTCGAGTCGACCGAAACCGTTCACACAGCGGCCCTGTCGGCATTTAGCCATATCCATGACATCGAGGCCGACATGAGGCGGATCGAGAAGGTCATGGAGACGGACCATTCCGAAGCGGTCTTAGACAGATATGCTTCGCTGCAGACAGCATTTGAGCAGGCGGACGGATTCTCTTATGCCGCCAGGGCCGAGGCCGTGCTGCTGGGTGTTGGATTCGACCGTGAACAATGGTCGATGGAAACCAACACATTGTCGGGTGGACAAAAGAACCGGCTTGGCATGGCGCGGCTTCTACTCTCGAATGCGGACGTTCTGCTGCTCGACGAGCCGACCAATCACCTCGATGTGAATGCCGTGGAATGGCTGGAAGAGCATCTGCAAACATACGACCGGGCATATGTGATCATCAGTCACGATCGGTATTTCCTGGATCGCACCGCGTCAAGGATCATCGAGATCGAGAATGGAAAGGCCGTGACCTACAAAGGAAACTACTCAAAGTTCCTTGTCGAACGCGAACTGCGTCGCGAACAGCAACAGCGTGAGTATGACAACCAGCAGTCGATGATAGCCAAGACGGAGGAGTTTATCCGCCGTAATCTAGAGGGGCAAAAGACCAAACAGGCAAAATCGCGCCGCAACATGCTCGAACGCATGGAACGACTCGATGCTGTAAAAGGCGAGAAACACGGTGGCAAGTTCGATCTGAAGAAAGTCGAACGTGCAGGCAATAACGTTTTGACGACAGAGAACCTGGCTGTCGGTTACGGCGGAACGGTGCTGGCGAGCGGTATCAACATTTCGCTGCATCGCGGCGGCGTGCTCGGCATTATTGGCGGTAATGGAACGGGCAAGACGACACTGCTAAAGACACTGCTTGGCGAGATCCGAGAGATCGATGGCCGGGTCGTTTGGGGCACAAAGACCAACGTCGGCTATTATTCACAGACGCTCGACGACTTGCACGACGGTAATGCGGTCCATGCCGAGATGCGTCGCGTTGCACCGAATGTCGAGAATGTCGAGATCCGTTCATTTCTTGCGCGCTTTTTGTTTTTTGGCGAAGACGTCGAGAAGAAAGTGCGTGACCTTTCGGGCGGTGAGAAAGGCCGTCTCGCCCTGGCAAAGCTAATATACTCACAAAAGAATGTGCTTGTTCTCGACGAACCGACAAACCACCTTGACATACCGGCGCGCGAAGCGCTTGAGGCGGCGCTTGATGAGTATCCCGGCACGATCGTTACGGTGAGTCATGACCGTTTCTTCCTCGACAAGCTTGCGACTCAGATGCTCTCGTTCGAGGCGGATGGTGCCGTCCTCGATTACAACGGCAACTATACAGATTTTCACGACTGGCGCGATAGCCGACACGTGACCTTAGCGGCTGAACAAGACGCCGGACTGCCAAAACCTCATGTTGAGATGAGTGTGGTCCAAGCGGATGTTTCGAACCTATCAAAAAATCAACGCCGGCAGATCGAAAAGCGGATAGTCGAGATCGAGCAAACGATCCCGGAGTTGGAGGCCGAAGCCGAGCGTCTGACCTCAGCTATGTCGGCCCCAACAGTGGCTGCTGACTATGCCCATCTAACAAAAGTGACCGAGCAGCATACCGCCGCTCAGTCACGGATCAAGGAGCTTTACGAAGAATGGGAGGCCCTGGCCGGCCAACTGGCCTAA
- a CDS encoding M20/M25/M40 family metallo-hydrolase yields MSRYAKAFLLSVVLACFSGLVIFQTGGTSAKAAEHWISIDASELQTIQAERGTKDPAGLASLRVQQVVNNIAILRLNDQQMESLSGAMHHSFHKCAGFVTHESEGEAVEWIRNFATAETGAPLINYTIDNPESVNTMLNTVSEPYTRQVIIDLSAFPNRRYNQPSGIDSANWIYNRWASLVAGYDRDSVSLAYFNHPTSTSPQPSIILTFKGKRFPDEIVVLGAHQDSINQSGSTAPAPGADDDASGIACLTETIRVMAQTGFRPDRTVQFMAYAAEEVGLRGSNAIATSYRTANKNVVGVMQLDMTNYKGTLGYDIVIFTDYTNAAQNQFVTNLITTYQPGLNLTTSACGYACSDHASWHNKSYPASMPFEATMNDDNSAIHTANDTIARSNNNANHATRFTKLALSFVGELAKGCVSVGSRACSAGSL; encoded by the coding sequence ATGTCGCGTTACGCAAAAGCATTCCTACTATCGGTAGTCCTGGCTTGTTTTTCGGGATTAGTGATCTTTCAGACCGGCGGCACAAGCGCTAAGGCGGCTGAGCATTGGATCTCGATCGATGCATCCGAGCTGCAGACCATTCAGGCCGAGCGTGGGACTAAAGACCCTGCCGGGCTGGCAAGTCTTCGTGTCCAGCAAGTGGTAAACAACATCGCCATCCTTCGCCTGAACGACCAGCAAATGGAGAGTCTGTCAGGCGCGATGCATCACAGCTTTCACAAATGTGCCGGCTTTGTCACGCACGAGAGCGAGGGTGAGGCCGTGGAATGGATCCGAAATTTCGCGACCGCGGAGACCGGGGCCCCGTTGATAAACTATACGATCGATAATCCGGAGTCCGTCAACACGATGCTCAATACCGTGAGCGAGCCGTACACGAGACAGGTCATAATCGATCTTTCCGCGTTCCCAAATCGCCGTTACAACCAGCCGAGCGGAATAGACTCTGCGAACTGGATCTATAACAGGTGGGCGTCACTTGTCGCTGGTTACGACCGCGACTCGGTGTCGCTCGCATATTTCAACCATCCGACCTCTACGTCACCGCAGCCGTCGATAATCCTGACATTTAAGGGCAAGCGCTTCCCTGATGAGATAGTCGTGCTCGGAGCTCATCAGGACTCGATCAATCAGTCGGGTTCGACCGCTCCGGCCCCCGGAGCAGATGACGATGCGTCGGGCATTGCTTGTCTTACCGAGACGATACGGGTAATGGCCCAAACGGGCTTCAGGCCGGACCGCACCGTGCAGTTTATGGCGTATGCTGCAGAAGAGGTCGGTCTTCGCGGCTCTAATGCGATTGCGACGTCATATCGGACGGCTAACAAGAACGTCGTGGGCGTGATGCAGCTCGATATGACCAACTATAAGGGCACACTCGGCTATGACATCGTGATCTTCACTGATTATACAAATGCCGCCCAGAATCAGTTCGTCACGAACCTGATCACGACATACCAGCCCGGCCTGAACCTAACGACATCGGCCTGCGGCTATGCATGCTCAGACCATGCGTCCTGGCATAACAAGAGCTATCCCGCATCGATGCCCTTCGAGGCGACGATGAACGACGATAACTCCGCGATCCACACGGCAAATGACACGATCGCACGCAGCAACAATAACGCGAACCATGCGACACGGTTCACAAAACTCGCTTTGTCGTTTGTCGGCGAACTGGCGAAAGGTTGCGTCTCTGTCGGCTCGCGAGCATGTAGTGCGGGCTCTCTTTAG
- a CDS encoding SurA N-terminal domain-containing protein: protein MRNKRPSLTAAIALSAAFFAACGQTPPGKSQSGSVDPNETAAKVNGKVITMQDVERAVKQESRGQEAKMSPLELAAARLQILQNLVEQEVMYQKAEAEKLVPTEEDITAEINKRKVESRMSAEEFDKQMKEAGLDEKSFRETVRKGLAIQKLIDKITGRIETPSEREIEEFFKSNPDMFVKKRGVRLAAIVIDPSDNGQGDTTRNAAEAEQKVKEVLTKVAQPASDFAAIAREYSEDGSRLQGGDLGYISEQELKQNFGDQIAGGFMNPQFDVGRITNAVPLQGKAYIFKLQERIEKDESLTLENPAVRPQITQLLTDNRKQLLAASYQTIAMNEAKIENFLAKKVVDNPNELSGARPAAAANSNTAANSNSNAAPSNINSAANTNEPNGNSKSVSNDAANKPAANAPTK, encoded by the coding sequence ATGAGAAACAAACGGCCGTCGCTGACGGCAGCGATAGCATTGTCGGCGGCTTTCTTTGCCGCGTGCGGACAGACACCGCCGGGCAAGTCACAGAGCGGTTCCGTAGACCCAAATGAGACGGCCGCTAAGGTCAACGGCAAGGTCATCACCATGCAGGACGTTGAACGTGCCGTCAAGCAGGAATCAAGGGGCCAGGAAGCTAAGATGTCGCCGCTCGAACTCGCTGCGGCAAGGCTGCAGATCCTCCAGAACCTCGTCGAGCAAGAAGTGATGTACCAGAAGGCGGAGGCCGAGAAGCTGGTGCCTACCGAGGAAGATATTACGGCTGAGATCAATAAGCGCAAGGTCGAGAGCCGAATGTCTGCTGAGGAATTTGACAAGCAGATGAAGGAGGCCGGCCTCGACGAAAAGTCTTTCCGCGAAACGGTCAGAAAGGGCCTTGCGATACAGAAGCTGATCGATAAGATCACGGGGCGGATCGAAACGCCGAGCGAACGCGAGATAGAGGAGTTCTTTAAGAGTAATCCCGATATGTTCGTCAAGAAGCGGGGCGTTCGGCTGGCCGCAATTGTTATTGATCCATCGGACAACGGGCAAGGCGACACGACCCGCAATGCGGCGGAGGCGGAACAGAAGGTAAAAGAAGTGCTGACAAAGGTTGCACAGCCGGCAAGTGATTTCGCGGCAATTGCTCGCGAATATAGCGAGGATGGGAGCCGTCTTCAGGGCGGCGACCTTGGCTATATCAGCGAGCAGGAACTCAAGCAGAACTTTGGCGACCAGATCGCGGGCGGCTTTATGAATCCGCAGTTTGATGTCGGGCGTATAACGAATGCAGTGCCGCTGCAGGGAAAAGCGTATATCTTCAAGCTCCAGGAACGCATAGAAAAGGACGAGAGCCTTACGCTTGAGAATCCGGCCGTCCGTCCGCAGATCACACAGCTGCTGACCGACAATCGAAAGCAGCTCCTGGCTGCGTCATATCAAACGATCGCCATGAATGAGGCTAAGATCGAGAATTTTCTCGCTAAGAAGGTCGTTGATAATCCGAATGAGCTAAGCGGAGCTCGCCCGGCCGCGGCGGCAAATAGCAATACAGCTGCGAACTCGAATTCTAATGCGGCACCGTCGAATATCAACTCGGCTGCGAACACGAACGAGCCAAACGGCAATTCTAAATCGGTGTCGAACGACGCCGCGAACAAGCCGGCGGCGAATGCTCCAACCAAATAG
- a CDS encoding GxxExxY protein, whose translation MDSNEEVVFSSLLGDDPEWKREVDKISERIIGCAFTVGNKLGCGFLEKVYDNALAWELAKAGLTIQTQQELLVHYDGEVVGKYEADLVVNGLVLIELKAVRDLNDIHRAQCLNYLRATGFRLCLLINFGNPRVEVKRIIL comes from the coding sequence ATGGACTCGAATGAGGAAGTGGTATTTTCGTCTTTGCTCGGAGACGATCCCGAGTGGAAAAGGGAGGTTGATAAGATCTCTGAACGGATTATTGGCTGTGCGTTTACCGTCGGCAATAAGCTGGGTTGCGGCTTCTTGGAAAAGGTTTACGACAATGCTCTCGCATGGGAGCTAGCAAAGGCGGGTCTGACGATCCAGACACAGCAAGAGTTGCTCGTCCACTACGACGGCGAGGTGGTCGGAAAATACGAGGCGGATCTTGTTGTGAACGGCCTGGTACTCATCGAGCTAAAGGCGGTCCGTGACCTAAACGATATTCATCGAGCCCAATGCCTAAACTATTTGAGAGCAACGGGATTTCGTCTTTGTCTCCTGATCAACTTCGGCAATCCTCGAGTCGAGGTAAAGCGGATTATCCTCTAA
- a CDS encoding helix-turn-helix domain-containing protein codes for MTLGEKLRQAREARGLTLSEVSEQTRISALYLESIENDDYRGLPGGIFNKGFVKSYAKFVGIKEEEALSDYSQLMAQANIAEESELKLYKPEVLTDDRSGPSMTPTIIVALVILTLMTGGILLLLNYLQQPTDLVAENATPRPTASASVEGASNSAPTTSDVPDMAALNVEFKAMNPVSVIATVDSEPQKKSDVSAGSSLSFSPRESLTLNYNRWNAPNVQLSINGKVITLPAEPLDPKDRDRIIFTISRENLAQIWTTATISTAVPSVEAEAHPNNTEIPTTTAPSSPPAPQVRPTPAPRPSNAANAANTPARTPSPKPASNARPASTPAKPPANS; via the coding sequence ATGACCTTGGGAGAAAAATTGCGGCAGGCCCGTGAAGCGCGCGGCCTTACCCTCAGCGAGGTCTCTGAACAAACACGGATCTCGGCCCTTTACCTCGAATCGATCGAGAACGATGATTATCGGGGACTTCCGGGAGGTATCTTTAACAAGGGCTTCGTTAAATCCTACGCAAAATTCGTCGGGATTAAAGAGGAGGAGGCCCTGTCTGACTACTCGCAGTTGATGGCTCAGGCGAACATCGCTGAGGAGTCCGAGTTAAAGCTATACAAGCCTGAGGTCCTTACGGACGACCGATCGGGCCCGTCGATGACGCCAACGATCATTGTAGCCCTCGTGATCCTGACGCTGATGACCGGCGGTATCCTACTTCTCCTCAACTATTTACAGCAGCCGACAGATCTCGTCGCAGAAAACGCGACGCCGCGCCCGACCGCGAGTGCTTCCGTCGAAGGTGCGTCAAATTCGGCCCCCACGACATCGGATGTGCCTGACATGGCAGCGCTGAATGTCGAGTTCAAGGCCATGAATCCCGTCTCCGTGATCGCAACGGTTGACAGCGAACCGCAGAAGAAATCCGATGTCTCGGCAGGTTCATCTCTCAGCTTTTCGCCTAGAGAGAGCCTAACTCTTAACTACAATCGGTGGAACGCCCCCAACGTCCAGCTATCGATAAACGGAAAAGTCATAACGCTCCCAGCCGAGCCGCTCGATCCGAAAGATCGCGACAGGATCATCTTCACGATATCACGCGAGAACCTCGCCCAGATATGGACGACCGCGACCATCTCGACCGCGGTTCCGTCGGTTGAGGCTGAAGCTCACCCCAACAACACGGAGATACCGACGACGACCGCTCCGTCGAGCCCGCCCGCGCCTCAGGTCCGTCCCACACCCGCACCACGTCCGAGCAATGCTGCAAACGCAGCGAATACTCCTGCAAGAACGCCCTCGCCAAAGCCCGCAAGCAATGCTCGGCCGGCGTCTACACCCGCCAAGCCGCCCGCGAACAGCTAA
- a CDS encoding RidA family protein produces the protein MIEIVSTDGAPGAIGPYSQAVKAGGMVFCSGQIPIDPATGEFVSEIVAEQTEQVLKNLGEVLTAAGTSLNSVVKTTVFLADMNDFAEMNEVYSRYFSENRPARATVQAAALPRGARVEIDCIAIL, from the coding sequence ATGATCGAGATCGTTTCTACAGACGGGGCTCCCGGTGCGATAGGTCCGTATTCACAGGCAGTGAAGGCCGGCGGGATGGTGTTTTGTTCGGGGCAGATACCGATCGACCCGGCGACGGGTGAGTTTGTCTCTGAGATTGTCGCGGAGCAAACGGAACAGGTGCTAAAGAATCTCGGCGAAGTGTTGACGGCTGCGGGAACGAGTCTGAACAGCGTTGTCAAGACGACCGTCTTTCTCGCGGACATGAATGATTTTGCCGAGATGAATGAGGTCTATTCGCGTTATTTCAGCGAGAATAGGCCGGCTCGTGCCACGGTCCAGGCGGCTGCTTTGCCGCGTGGCGCGCGTGTTGAGATCGACTGTATTGCCATTTTGTAG